The sequence below is a genomic window from Prosthecobacter dejongeii.
GACCAAAGGCACCACTTTTTTCACCGCTTCAACGAACGGATCCACGCTAGTGAGCTGGGAGCCGATGTGCATCTGCAGGCCCTTGATCTGGAGATTCGGCATCTCAGCCGCCACACGGCCATAAACTTCGAGGATGTTTTCAAACTCGATGCCGAATTTGTTCTCGCTCTTGCCCGTGGTGATCTTCGCGTGCGTCTTCGCATCCACGTTCGGGTTCACGCGCACAGCCACCGGGGCTTTTTTGCCGATCTCGCCCGCCACTTGGTTGATGTAGCGCAGCTCAGCTTCGGACTCCGCATTGATGCAGTACACACCCTGCTCCAGCGCATAGACGATCTCGTCGCGGGTCTTGCCCACTCCGGCAAAGGTACACTTGGAGGCATCGCCCCCGGCTTTGATCACGCGATAAAGTTCGCCGGCGGAAACGATGTCAAACCCACCGCCCAGCTTGGCGATGGTGCTCAGCACGGCGAGGTTGGAGTTCGCCTTCACCGCGTAGCAGATGAGGTGGTCCAACTGGCCCAGCGCCGCATCCAGGCGGGTGAAGTGGCCCGTGATCGTGGCTTTGGAATACACGTACAGGGGCGTGCCGTGTTGCTCGGCCAGGGATTGGAGAGAGACGTTTTCGGCGAACAATTCGCCCTGGGTATAACGGAAACTGTGCATATGCGGGCCGGGTAGATAGGCGGGAATGGCGCGGGCGCAACCGCTGCCGTGCGTCCCTGGGCCTCCAGGCGAAACTTCTCTCTTGGATTATGCCACTTCATCCGTTGTGATGACTGCATGCTTCGTTTTTCTCTCTTCGCCCTCTTCACGGCCGTCCTACCCCTGGCCGCTGCCACACCCGCAGCCCCAGAAATCAAGCTAGGCGTCCGCAGCACCATCACTTTCCAGGGCTCCATCCCGCAAAACAGCGACGAACAGTACCAAATGCGGCTGTCGGATTCCGATGCCCCTCGGCCCTACGATCTCAGCCGTGAAACCTTCGAAATCATCGTCCCCAAAAGCTACAAGGACAGCGATCCCCACGGCCTTTTCATCTGGATCAGCCCCGGGGAAAAACCGAACCTCAATCCCGAATGGGAAAAGGTGCTGGCCGATGAAAAGCTGATCTTCATCGGTGCCGTCAATTCCGGCAACAATCGCGAAGTGCCCGACCGCATCCGCCTCGCCGTGGATGCCAACCACCACCTGCGCCAGCTCTACAAAGTGAATCCCGACCGCGTTTACGTCAGCGGCCACTCCGGTGGGGCGCGGGTCGCCTCCATGATCGGCGTCGCGTATTCCGACATGTTCACCGGCACCGCCTGTTTCATGGGCGTGAACTACTTTCGCCCCACCCAGGGCAAGGAAGGCATGGCCTATGACCGCCGCTACTTCCCCCATCCGCAGATGGCCCAGATCGCCCAGCAGCAAAACCGCTTCGCCCTCATCACCGGCGACAAAGATTCCAACCTCGACAACACCCTGGCCATCTATGAGCAAGGCTTCCAGGCCGACGACTTCAAAGGCGTAAAACTCTTCCAGATCCCCGGCCAAGGCCACGGTGCTCCCGAAGCCAAATGGCTGGAAAAAGTGATCAAGTTCCTGGATACGGGGAAGTGAGACCAGAAATCGTTGCACATCGTCGAGCTTTGGTAATCAATCTTTTAACAATTAGGAGATTTGCTCATCAAATTTGGAATATGTTGTGTCGCAACTACGGCCCTGTATGATCCACAATGCAACCATCTCGGCGGAAAATAGCCTCGAAGCGCTCCAAGGATGATCAGGAGTCCGAGTTCAGCCGGCTGTTCTGGGCTGTCTGGGAGCAGCAACCACTTCTCGGAGATAAGGCGTCAACGTCGGATTCTTCATCAGAGACCGCGATGGCCTTTGCAGATGCTCAAAGTTGGGAGTGGGCAAAGGCGTTGATCAAAGCAAGTAAACTAAGTCGAACGAGCGAGTTCGACAAGGCTCTCAAACTTATCGCCGAGACGGAACACTCGGTACCCGAACGTTGGCAAGGATTACTTCATTTTGTTCGAGGCGCTGCTTTTGAAGAAGAAGGCCATCACGAAGAAGCGATCAAGGCTTACCGCAAAGCCCTCGACGATCCTAAACTCAGTCAACCTGGAAACGTTTGGAACAGTTTCGGCAATAAACTAGCAGACAAAGGTGCGCTCGACGAGGCGATTAAGGCCTACCGCAGAGCTCTTGACGATCCGAGCTTCGATACCCCTGGATACGCTTGGAACAACCTCGGCATAGTACTAGGAGACAAAGGCGAGCAGGATGAGGCGATTAAGGCCTACCGCACAGCTCTTGACTATCCGAACTATGATACCCCTGGATACGCTTGGAACAACATCGGCAACGCACTATGGGCCAAAGGCGAGCACGATGAGGCGATTAAGGC
It includes:
- a CDS encoding PHB depolymerase family esterase, encoding MLRFSLFALFTAVLPLAAATPAAPEIKLGVRSTITFQGSIPQNSDEQYQMRLSDSDAPRPYDLSRETFEIIVPKSYKDSDPHGLFIWISPGEKPNLNPEWEKVLADEKLIFIGAVNSGNNREVPDRIRLAVDANHHLRQLYKVNPDRVYVSGHSGGARVASMIGVAYSDMFTGTACFMGVNYFRPTQGKEGMAYDRRYFPHPQMAQIAQQQNRFALITGDKDSNLDNTLAIYEQGFQADDFKGVKLFQIPGQGHGAPEAKWLEKVIKFLDTGK
- the lysA gene encoding diaminopimelate decarboxylase, translated to MHSFRYTQGELFAENVSLQSLAEQHGTPLYVYSKATITGHFTRLDAALGQLDHLICYAVKANSNLAVLSTIAKLGGGFDIVSAGELYRVIKAGGDASKCTFAGVGKTRDEIVYALEQGVYCINAESEAELRYINQVAGEIGKKAPVAVRVNPNVDAKTHAKITTGKSENKFGIEFENILEVYGRVAAEMPNLQIKGLQMHIGSQLTSVDPFVEAVKKVVPLVQEVKDKYGIQFFSIGGGIGINYKQSLDSGDEGWWQENSEVHPLTVQAYAEAVVPHLAPLGLRILCEPGRFMVGNAGVLLTKVLYEKRGAAKTFKIVDAGMNDLIRPTLYEGWHMITPLKQPATDAVEKVDVVGPICETGDFLAQNREIPLVNEGDYLAVLSAGAYGFTMASNYNTRPMPAEILVDGDKATVVRERQTLEDVLKGEHIA